In one window of Tripterygium wilfordii isolate XIE 37 chromosome 1, ASM1340144v1, whole genome shotgun sequence DNA:
- the LOC120001667 gene encoding uncharacterized protein LOC120001667, whose protein sequence is MSSHKQDKRAPQAHSPLLLVFITTTSSPFFLHNIKLKKFQGTTSLSLSKSSNFFKSFNKLLNNKSFQSPSLPSTKLFNPIVLIGCSSQVSFNMDVRKSVESDGSVHLQIIENSRLSETYGSSNTIFELENRAIEKRDSSTADSVAPTTPTTIRAPEKKLTLFALRLAVLEKAATGLGTLGFIWATVVLLGGFAITLDKTDFWFITTILLIEGTRIFSRSHELEWQHEATWSITGAGMNSFRALRDSSHNFFGYLKEIFNPLFTVTKKGRQSREVTMTTAQASPGNWDQRKTPTRAWTNSDVPLLPYGRWVFLSRNISQILYWLQILSATACVVLSLMKLIKHNYGEVSKGDTDKRNRKSALTIFYSLALAEALLFLMEKAYWEWKVRFCKLLEDVNSECGLGPSGMVSMRRFFYDAYSRCVNGSIFDGLKMDMVAFGMDLLASNSTDEQLIGARILRQLSASEQFSDDTLQKIGINISLIERLVEMLSWKNPQEEEIRQSAAEILSKLAGKKQNSLRVAGIPGAMESISSLLETNRISIAATDEIGEKRIIFDHRHYGFWTFNQLGLLILKKLAHDHDNCGKIGNTRGLLPKIIDFTHAEERLLKDENVAPSQIMTVKRSLQLVKMLASTTGTTGEHLRREISEIVFTISNIRDILKNGEKHPMLQKLAIEILTSLAQEEDATERIGGTGGVLKELFNIFFNHQMPESQYHVRIAAGEALAMLALESRNNCHQILKLQVLERLVGALEVPLLRINTARILRNLCTYSGSDRFNQLKGVAAAAPTILKAIMLGENKLQEVMVGLAAHVLKYVTSEESTIMFEEAGIKEADLANKLVEILRKYEKPAIKVPRIRRFAIELAIWMMLNNREDVRIFKDRGMEEELEGVLETTAEIESFNIFSGTVGLSRHSTTIHSLVETALELLRDGENQAAWH, encoded by the exons ATGAGTTCCCACAAACAAGATAAACGTGCTCCCCAAGCTCATTCTCCTCTTCTGTTAGTGTTTATAACCACCACTTCTTCTCCATTCTTTCTTCACaacataaaactaaaaaaatttcaaggcactactagtctctctctctctaaatcttccaatttcttcaaatcctTCAACAAGCTTTTAAACAACAAGAGCTTTCAAAGTCCATCTTTGCCATCAACCAAGCTCTTCAACCCAATTGTTCTGATTGGGTGTAGCAGCCAAGTTTCTTTCAACATGGATGTCAGGAAATCTGTTGAAAGCGATGGAAGCGTTCATTTGCAGATTATAGAGAATTCAAGGCTCAGTGAAACTTACGGTTCAAGTAACACCATTTTTGAACTAGAGAACAGGGCAATTGAGAAGAGAGATAGCAGCACTGCAGATTCTGTTGCTCCGACTACACCAACAACAATCCGTGCGCCAGAGAAGAAACTAACGCTCTTCGCTCTGCGCCTTGCTGTTCTTGAAAAAGCAGCCACTGGTCTGGGAACCCTTGGTTTTATTTGGGCCACAGTTGTTCTTCTAGGTGGCTTTGCCATCACTTTAGATAAAACAGACTTCTGGTTTATCACCACTATTCTGTTAATTGAAGGGACTCGAATATTCAGTCGGAGCCATGAGCTTGAATGGCAACATGAAGCAACTTGGTCTATCACTGGTGCTGGAATGAACAGTTTCCGAGCATTAAGGGATAGTTCACACAACTTCTTTGGATATCTGAAAGAAATTTTCAACCCATTATTCACTGTCACAAAGAAAGGTCGACAGAGTAGAGAAGTGACAATGACTACTGCTCAAGCAAGTCCAGGAAACTGGGATCAGAGGAAGACGCCCACTCGAGCATGGACAAATTCAGATGTTCCCCTCCTGCCATATGGCCGATGGGTTTTCCTTTCAAGAAATATTAGCCAAATTCTATATTGGCTTCAAATTTTGTCCGCAACAGCCTGTGTTGTGCTTTCATTGATGAAGCTTATCAAACATAACTATGGCGAGGTATCCAAAGGAGATACTGACAAGAGGAATCGGAAATCCGCCCTGACCATTTTTTATTCCTTGGCTTTAGCAGAAGCTTTGCTATTTCTGATGGAGAAAGCTTACTGGGAGTGGAAGGTCAGATTCTGTAAGTTGTTAGAAGATGTGAACAGTGAATGTGGCTTGGGGCCTTCTGGCATGGTTTCCATGAGAAGGTTCTTTTATGATGCTTATTCAAGGTGTGTAAATGGAAGCATTTTTGATGGCTTGAAAATGGACATGGTAGCTTTTGGTATGGATCTCTTGGCTTCAAATTCTACCGATGAGCAGCTCATTGGAGCCAGAATTCTTCGCCAATTATCCGCAAGTGAACAGTTTTCTGATGACACCCTTCAGAAGATCGGAATAAATATATCATTGATTGAAAGATTGGTTGAGATGTTGAGTTGGAAAAATCCTCAAGAAGAAGAGATCAGGCAGTCAGCAGCAGAAATATTGTCAAAACTAGCTGGCAAAAAGCAGAACTCCTTACGGGTTGCTGGGATACCAGGAGCAATGGAGTCAATCTCATCTTTGCTGGAAACAAACAGAATCTCTATTGCTGCGACTGACGAAATTGGTGAAAAGAGAATCATATTTGATCATAGACATTATGGGTTTTGGACATTTAATCAGTTGGGTCTGCTTATTTTGAAGAAGCTTGCTCATGACCATGACAACTGTGGAAAGATTGGTAATACCAGAGGCCTCTTACCAAAAATCATAGATTTTACACATGCTGAAGAGAGGCTGCTGAAGGATGAAAATGTTGCTCCCTCACAGATTATGACAGTAAAACGATCTCTGCAACTAGTGAAGATGCTGGCAAGCACAACAGGCACCACAGGGGAACATCTTCGAAGAGAGATTTCAGAGATAGTTTTCACAATAAGCAACATAAGAGACATCCTaaaaaatggagaaaagcaCCCAATGTTACAAAAACTGGCCATAGAAATTTTAACCAGTCTGGCACAAGAAGAGGATGCAACAGAGAGAATTGGGGGCACAGGTGGAGTTCTTAAGGAATTGTTCAACATTTTTTTCAACCACCAAATGCCAGAGAGTCAGTATCATGTAAGAATCGCAGCAGGCGAAGCACTGGCAATGCTGGCCTTAGAAAGCAGAAATAATTGtcatcaaattttgaaattacaGGTACTTGAAAGGCTTGTAGGAGCATTAGAGGTTCCACTCCTCCGTATCAACACTGCAAGAATTTTAAGAAACTTGTGCACCTACAGCGGTTCTGATCGCTTCAATCAGCTAAAGGGTGTCGCAGCGGCTGCACCCACA ATTCTTAAGGCAATTATGTTGGGAGAAAACAAACTGCAAGAAGTCATGGTAGGACTAGCGGCACATGTTTTGAAATACGTGACTTCTGAAGAATCAACCATCATGTTTGAGGAAGCTGGAATTAAAGAAGCTGATTTGGCGAACAAATTAGTCGAGATCCTAAGAAAGTATGAAAAACCAGCTATTAAAGTTCCACGAATAAGGAGGTTTGCCATTGAGCTGGCAATTTGGATGATGCTAAACAACAGAGAAGATGTACGTATTTTCAAGGATAGGGGAATGGAGGAGGAGCTAGAGGGCGTCCTGGAGACCACAGCTGAGATCGAAAGCTTCAACATCTTCTCTGGCACTGTTGGACTAAGCCGACACAGCACAACGATTCACTCACTTGTTGAAACTGCGTTGGAGTTGCTGAGGGATGGGGAAAATCAAGCAGCGTGGCACTGA